A section of the Rhodobacteraceae bacterium M382 genome encodes:
- a CDS encoding XRE family transcriptional regulator — protein sequence MEPVQAEEIGPLVEGMEAPDGEVLGRMIREARKEKGLTLEEAAKSAAIGRSTLSKIENNQTKPSFEIIRRLMQTLELETPQLFVQSAKSDISGRRDFTRLGQGEHQETRTYDHELLCTELTSKQMLPYISTIKARDVSEFDTWVRHRGEEFMYVISGEVTLYTEHYRPLPMRAGDSVYYDSGMGHGCVSTSEEDAKVLWVSLQL from the coding sequence ATGGAACCCGTACAAGCAGAAGAAATTGGCCCCCTTGTCGAAGGTATGGAGGCGCCAGATGGCGAAGTTCTGGGTCGCATGATTCGGGAGGCGCGCAAGGAAAAGGGCCTGACTTTGGAGGAGGCGGCCAAGTCTGCCGCCATTGGCCGGTCGACATTGTCCAAGATTGAAAACAATCAGACCAAACCCAGTTTCGAAATCATTCGCCGCCTGATGCAGACACTTGAACTGGAAACCCCACAGCTGTTCGTGCAGTCAGCCAAGAGCGATATTTCGGGGCGCCGTGATTTTACCCGCCTGGGGCAGGGCGAGCATCAGGAGACGCGCACCTATGATCACGAACTGCTCTGTACCGAACTGACCAGCAAACAGATGTTGCCCTATATCAGCACGATCAAGGCACGCGATGTCAGTGAATTTGACACATGGGTTCGTCACCGCGGCGAGGAATTCATGTATGTCATCAGCGGCGAAGTGACACTGTATACAGAACACTATCGTCCGTTACCCATGCGGGCCGGGGACTCAGTATACTATGACAGCGGTATGGGGCATGGCTGTGTGTCCACCAGCGAAGAAGATGCCAAGGTTCTTTGGGTGTCGTTGCAACTGTAG
- the lpdA gene encoding dihydrolipoyl dehydrogenase yields the protein MSDYNLVVIGGGPGGYVAAIRAAQLGHKVACVEGRTTLGGTCLNVGCIPSKALLTSSAKYAELSHLSSHGVSVGEVGLDLNAMMARKDKIVGDLTKGISFLFRKNGVDHIEGWASIPTAGQVQIGDQILTTKNIVIATGSEPTPLPGVDIDEVDVLSSTGALALEEVPERLVVIGAGVIGLELGQVWSRLGSKVTVVEYLDRILPGIDGDIAKLSQRALSKRGVKFQLGRALKSITKGDTALALTLDRVGKDKQETLEADKVLIAIGRRPVTRGLNLEDLGVATNARGFIEVDDSFRTSVPGIYAIGDCVPGPMLAHKAEEDGVACVELLAGKHGHVDYDTVPGVVYTDPEVASVGQTEEALKEAGTPYTVGKFAFMANSRARSTGETDGAVKVLMASDGALLGAHICGAHGGDLIAELVLAMTQGITVEEVARTCHAHPAMGEAVKEACLDALGRAIHA from the coding sequence ATGAGCGACTATAATTTGGTGGTGATCGGCGGAGGCCCCGGCGGCTATGTGGCGGCGATACGCGCCGCGCAACTGGGACACAAAGTTGCCTGTGTCGAAGGACGCACGACGCTGGGCGGCACATGCCTGAACGTCGGCTGCATCCCCTCCAAGGCCCTGCTGACCTCTTCGGCAAAATACGCCGAGCTTTCTCATCTCTCCTCCCACGGCGTTTCGGTCGGAGAGGTTGGTTTGGACCTGAACGCCATGATGGCCCGCAAGGACAAGATCGTCGGTGACCTAACGAAAGGTATCTCTTTCTTGTTCAGAAAGAACGGTGTGGATCACATCGAAGGTTGGGCCAGCATCCCGACGGCCGGACAGGTTCAAATTGGCGACCAGATCCTAACTACCAAGAATATTGTAATCGCCACCGGCTCGGAGCCCACGCCTCTCCCTGGGGTGGACATCGACGAAGTGGATGTGCTGAGCAGCACCGGAGCACTGGCATTGGAAGAGGTGCCAGAACGCTTGGTGGTTATCGGCGCGGGCGTGATCGGACTTGAATTAGGTCAGGTCTGGTCACGTCTCGGATCCAAGGTGACAGTCGTGGAATACCTCGACCGGATCTTGCCCGGCATTGACGGTGACATCGCCAAACTGTCCCAACGCGCACTGTCCAAACGTGGGGTAAAATTCCAACTTGGTCGTGCATTGAAGTCAATTACCAAGGGCGACACCGCCCTGGCTCTGACCCTCGACCGGGTTGGCAAGGACAAGCAAGAAACGCTTGAAGCCGACAAGGTTCTGATCGCCATCGGACGTCGCCCGGTAACGCGCGGGTTGAACCTGGAAGACCTGGGTGTCGCGACCAATGCCCGCGGGTTTATTGAGGTAGATGATAGTTTCCGGACATCGGTTCCGGGGATCTACGCTATCGGTGATTGCGTGCCCGGCCCAATGCTAGCGCATAAGGCCGAAGAAGATGGTGTTGCCTGCGTCGAACTCCTGGCTGGGAAACACGGACATGTCGATTATGACACCGTCCCGGGCGTCGTCTACACCGACCCCGAAGTCGCCTCGGTTGGACAAACCGAAGAGGCGCTGAAAGAGGCGGGTACCCCTTATACCGTTGGAAAATTCGCTTTCATGGCCAACTCACGCGCCCGTTCGACCGGTGAAACAGATGGTGCGGTCAAGGTCTTGATGGCTTCAGATGGCGCATTGCTTGGTGCCCATATCTGCGGAGCCCATGGTGGTGATCTGATCGCTGAACTGGTTTTGGCGATGACCCAGGGCATCACAGTCGAAGAAGTCGCCCGCACTTGTCACGCCCATCCGGCGATGGGTGAGGCGGTCAAGGAAGCCTGTCTCGATGCGCTTGGCCGCGCGATCCACGCATAA
- the lipA gene encoding lipoyl synthase, giving the protein MTVQLRPRHPEKAKRTDSVIPRKPKWIRKKKIESAEYYDTRRLMRDHDLTTVCEEAACPNIGECWSKQHATMMIMGEVCTRGCSFCNVATGKPDTLDVFEPGRVASAVKKLGLRHVVITSVDRDDLADGGAEHIAQTIRAVRHQNPNTTVEVLTPDFLGKGDAANIVFDAAPDVFNHNLETVPHLYPTVRPGARYYTSLRLLDDAKRSNPQIFTKSGLMVGLGETMNDVRQVMDDLRAANVDFLTVGQYLQPTPKHHKIDRFWTPEEFAQLEQIARNKGFLHVSATPLTRSSFHADQDFAALKRARQQALATGHSL; this is encoded by the coding sequence ATGACTGTCCAGCTCCGCCCCCGCCACCCGGAAAAAGCCAAGCGCACCGACAGCGTCATCCCGCGCAAGCCCAAGTGGATCAGAAAGAAGAAAATCGAAAGCGCCGAATATTACGACACTCGGCGTCTGATGCGGGATCATGACCTGACGACAGTCTGCGAAGAGGCCGCCTGCCCCAACATTGGTGAATGCTGGTCCAAACAGCACGCCACCATGATGATCATGGGCGAAGTTTGCACCCGCGGATGTTCGTTTTGCAATGTCGCAACCGGTAAACCGGATACGCTGGACGTCTTTGAACCCGGTCGTGTGGCCTCCGCAGTGAAGAAGCTGGGTCTGCGCCACGTTGTGATCACATCCGTAGACCGGGATGATCTGGCAGACGGCGGCGCAGAACATATCGCCCAGACCATCCGCGCCGTGCGCCATCAGAACCCCAACACCACGGTCGAAGTTCTGACACCTGATTTTCTGGGCAAGGGCGACGCCGCCAATATCGTTTTTGATGCAGCACCGGATGTCTTCAACCACAATCTGGAAACTGTTCCGCACCTGTATCCGACCGTGCGCCCTGGAGCCCGCTATTACACCTCATTGCGGCTTCTGGATGACGCAAAGCGGTCAAATCCACAAATTTTCACGAAATCCGGCCTGATGGTTGGATTGGGGGAAACCATGAATGACGTACGCCAGGTGATGGATGACCTGCGTGCAGCCAATGTCGATTTTCTGACAGTGGGTCAGTATCTGCAACCCACTCCAAAACACCATAAAATAGACCGGTTCTGGACCCCGGAAGAGTTCGCACAGCTGGAGCAGATCGCACGCAACAAAGGTTTCCTGCATGTTTCTGCGACGCCGTTGACACGATCCTCGTTCCACGCGGACCAAGATTTTGCCGCCCTGAAACGCGCGCGCCAGCAGGCGCTGGCAACTGGGCATTCACTGTAA
- a CDS encoding sodium:alanine symporter family protein → MEALNSIVGAINGVVWGPLMLVLILGVGFFLQVGLKFMPILKLGTGFSLLFKGRESQGEGQISPFNALMTSLSATIGTGNIAGVATAVFLGGPGALFWMWMTALVGMATKYAEAVLAVKYRETDELGNYVGGPMYYIKNGLGAKWAWLGFAFALFGAIAAFGIGNGVQANGVAQVLESNFGLNTSVTGVVLMILTAAVILGGITRIGAVAGKLVPFMAVSYIVAGLLVLLINIGAIGDAISLVFTHAFTPSAAEGGFAGAAVWMAIRFGVARGVFSNEAGLGSAPIAHAAASTAGPVNQGLVAMLGTFIDTIIVCTITGLAIIASGAWTSGESGAALTSLAFELSLPGIGGYLIAISLSIFAFTTILGWSFYGEKCVGYLMGHKFLMVYRIAWIVMIYFGATADLGFIWLLADTLNAMMAIPNLIALALLSPIVFKLTKEFFASGGASESGNSPAE, encoded by the coding sequence ATGGAAGCGTTAAATTCAATCGTAGGAGCCATCAACGGCGTCGTCTGGGGGCCGCTGATGCTGGTCCTCATTCTTGGCGTAGGCTTCTTCTTGCAGGTTGGGCTGAAATTCATGCCGATCCTGAAACTGGGCACGGGTTTTAGCCTGCTGTTCAAAGGTCGCGAAAGCCAGGGCGAGGGCCAGATCAGCCCATTCAACGCGCTGATGACTTCGCTGTCGGCGACTATTGGTACCGGCAACATTGCCGGTGTGGCTACTGCTGTCTTCCTGGGCGGTCCAGGCGCCTTGTTCTGGATGTGGATGACCGCGTTGGTAGGCATGGCCACCAAATATGCCGAAGCTGTCCTCGCGGTAAAATATCGCGAGACCGACGAGCTGGGCAATTATGTCGGCGGGCCGATGTATTACATCAAAAACGGCCTGGGTGCCAAATGGGCCTGGCTGGGTTTTGCATTTGCTCTGTTCGGAGCGATCGCGGCATTCGGCATCGGCAACGGTGTACAGGCCAATGGTGTGGCACAGGTTCTGGAAAGCAACTTTGGCCTGAACACGTCGGTTACAGGTGTTGTCCTGATGATCCTGACCGCAGCCGTGATCCTGGGTGGCATCACCCGCATCGGTGCGGTCGCCGGTAAGCTGGTTCCATTCATGGCCGTCAGCTATATCGTCGCCGGCTTGCTGGTTCTGCTGATCAACATCGGTGCCATTGGCGACGCGATCAGCCTTGTCTTTACCCACGCATTTACCCCATCGGCTGCCGAAGGTGGTTTTGCAGGTGCGGCTGTTTGGATGGCGATCCGCTTTGGTGTAGCACGTGGTGTGTTCTCGAACGAAGCCGGGTTGGGCTCCGCCCCGATTGCACATGCTGCTGCATCGACTGCCGGTCCTGTCAACCAGGGTCTGGTTGCCATGTTGGGCACGTTCATCGACACCATCATCGTCTGCACCATCACTGGCCTGGCCATCATCGCATCGGGTGCGTGGACGTCGGGTGAATCTGGCGCGGCTCTGACATCGCTGGCATTTGAACTCTCATTGCCAGGCATCGGCGGCTATTTGATTGCAATTTCGCTGTCGATCTTTGCCTTCACCACAATCCTCGGCTGGTCGTTCTATGGCGAAAAATGTGTTGGCTACCTGATGGGTCACAAGTTCCTGATGGTCTATCGCATCGCATGGATCGTGATGATCTATTTTGGTGCAACCGCCGATCTGGGTTTCATCTGGTTGCTGGCGGATACGCTGAATGCCATGATGGCCATTCCGAACCTGATCGCTCTGGCTCTGCTCAGCCCGATTGTCTTCAAGCTGACCAAGGAATTCTTCGCTTCTGGCGGAGCCTCGGAAAGCGGCAATTCGCCTGCTGAATAA
- a CDS encoding universal stress protein → MATKIMLPIDHTDDRSWKKALPVALEQAKFYGAELHAVSVIPEIIQLPNLPPNYGAGAKAHVQKAVEDILKHGGAADVSVHIEEGSVYREILKLAHKDGYDMIIMASAKGDFPNYEIGPNLARVVRNAHCTVMVVRD, encoded by the coding sequence ATGGCTACCAAAATCATGCTGCCGATTGACCACACCGACGATCGTTCGTGGAAAAAGGCACTGCCCGTCGCGCTGGAACAGGCGAAATTCTACGGGGCCGAACTGCACGCGGTTTCGGTCATCCCCGAGATCATTCAATTGCCCAACCTTCCGCCCAACTATGGGGCGGGTGCCAAGGCGCACGTTCAAAAGGCTGTCGAAGACATCCTGAAGCACGGCGGCGCAGCGGATGTGTCTGTACATATCGAAGAAGGCAGCGTTTATCGCGAAATTCTCAAGCTGGCTCACAAGGACGGCTATGACATGATCATCATGGCCTCGGCCAAAGGTGATTTTCCAAATTACGAGATCGGCCCCAACCTGGCCCGCGTGGTGCGTAACGCCCATTGCACTGTTATGGTTGTACGCGACTGA
- the gcvT gene encoding glycine cleavage system aminomethyltransferase GcvT, producing the protein MTDAPKRTPLYDLHVELGGKMVDFAGWEMPVQYPMGIMGEHKHCREKAAVFDVSHMGQVILKGDNVGEKLEALCPQAYATLKEGKARYGFFTNEDGGIMDDLIVSNAGDHYFVVVNAALRHQDIPHMAANLDGVDVIEIFDRALVAVQGPKAEDVVGDLCPAARDLKFMETTVADINGVSCRISRLGYTGEDGYEISIPDADAVAVTRAFLAHEDCEPAGLGARDSLRLEAGLCLYGNDIDQSTSPIEASLNWAIQKRRKEEGGFPGAARIQKELAEGAAKKLVGIKPAGRAPARQGVEIQCAEGNTIGEITSGGFGPTVGGPVAMGYVSAGHGTVGEQVNLVIRGKAQPAEIVSLPFVQQNYKR; encoded by the coding sequence ATGACCGACGCACCCAAACGCACACCGCTTTATGACCTGCATGTCGAACTGGGCGGCAAGATGGTTGATTTTGCTGGCTGGGAAATGCCTGTGCAATACCCGATGGGCATCATGGGCGAACACAAACATTGTCGCGAGAAAGCGGCGGTGTTTGATGTCTCTCACATGGGCCAGGTGATCCTGAAAGGCGACAATGTAGGCGAAAAGCTCGAAGCGCTCTGCCCGCAAGCCTATGCCACATTGAAAGAGGGCAAAGCCCGCTATGGTTTCTTCACCAACGAAGATGGCGGCATTATGGATGACTTGATCGTATCCAACGCGGGCGATCATTATTTTGTCGTGGTCAACGCCGCACTGCGCCACCAGGACATCCCGCACATGGCCGCCAATCTGGATGGTGTCGACGTCATCGAGATTTTTGACCGTGCATTGGTCGCGGTTCAAGGTCCCAAGGCCGAAGACGTCGTGGGCGACCTGTGCCCTGCCGCCCGTGATCTGAAGTTCATGGAAACCACCGTCGCAGACATCAATGGTGTTTCCTGTCGCATCTCGCGCCTGGGTTACACGGGTGAAGACGGGTATGAGATTTCGATTCCGGACGCCGATGCCGTAGCTGTGACCCGTGCCTTCCTCGCACACGAAGACTGCGAGCCTGCCGGTCTGGGCGCGCGTGACAGCCTCCGGCTCGAGGCCGGTCTGTGTCTCTATGGCAATGACATCGATCAATCGACTTCCCCGATCGAAGCCAGCCTGAACTGGGCCATCCAGAAACGCCGCAAGGAAGAAGGCGGTTTCCCCGGTGCTGCACGCATCCAAAAGGAATTGGCCGAAGGCGCAGCCAAGAAACTGGTCGGCATCAAACCTGCCGGTCGCGCCCCAGCCCGCCAAGGTGTAGAAATCCAATGCGCCGAAGGCAACACCATCGGTGAGATTACCTCGGGCGGTTTTGGCCCGACGGTCGGCGGCCCGGTCGCCATGGGCTATGTCTCTGCCGGACATGGTACCGTTGGTGAACAGGTCAACCTCGTTATCCGCGGCAAGGCCCAGCCTGCCGAGATTGTATCGCTGCCTTTCGTGCAGCAGAATTACAAACGCTAA
- the gcvH gene encoding glycine cleavage system protein GcvH — protein MAIYYSEEHEWVLVEGDVATIGITQHAADQLGEIVFVEQREAGDEFAKGDDIGVIESVKAASEIYAPVDGEVVEANEALADNPGALNESPEGDAWIYKIKLADAAQLEDLMDLDGYKALIG, from the coding sequence ATGGCCATCTATTATTCCGAAGAGCACGAATGGGTTCTGGTCGAAGGCGACGTCGCCACAATTGGTATCACCCAGCACGCCGCTGATCAGTTGGGTGAAATCGTTTTCGTCGAACAGCGTGAAGCAGGTGACGAATTCGCCAAGGGCGATGACATCGGTGTTATCGAATCCGTCAAGGCGGCCTCGGAAATCTATGCCCCCGTCGATGGCGAAGTCGTTGAGGCAAACGAAGCTCTGGCCGACAACCCTGGCGCATTGAACGAAAGCCCCGAAGGCGACGCCTGGATCTATAAGATCAAGTTGGCGGATGCCGCACAGCTGGAAGATCTGATGGATCTAGACGGCTACAAGGCCCTGATCGGCTAA
- the gcvP gene encoding aminomethyl-transferring glycine dehydrogenase codes for MAFKLTDYEAYDFANRRHIGPSPREMADMLQVIGFKTLDELIDATVPPAIRQEEALDWGPAMTERDALYHMKQVASKNKVLTSLIGQGYYGTTTPAPILRNILENPAWYTAYTPYQPEISQGRLEALLNFQTMVSDLTGLDIANASLLDEATAAAEAMAMAHRGSRSKANNAAFFVDKNCHPQTVAVIKTRAEPLGIEVLVGDPDTMDADAVFGGIFQYPGTYGHVRDFTDEIAALHANKGIAIVAADILSLALLKSPGEMGADIAIGSTQRFGVPMGYGGPHAAYMATTDKLKRAMPGRIIGVSIDARGNQAYRLSLQTREQHIRREKANSNVCTAQALLAVIASMYAVYHGPDGIKAIAQSVHRKTSRLADGLEEAGFKVEPEVFFDTITVEVGHLQNVVMEAAVARGVNLRKVGETKVGISLDEQTRPETIEAVWGAFGIDKKDDSSNKHYRLPDYALRESEYLTHPIFHKNRAEAEITRYMRRLADRDLALDRAMIPLGSCTMKLNATIEMIPVTWPEFGNLHPFCPEDQAQGYHEMIADLNDKLCQITGYDAISQQPNSGAQGEYAGLLTIRNYHASRGEAGRNVCLIPTSAHGTNPASAQMVGYKVVPVKADDSGNIDVADFREKAEKHSDQLAACMITYPSTHGVFEETVQEVCQITHDHGGQVYIDGANMNAMVGLAQPGKIGGDVSHLNLHKTFCIPHGGGGPGMGPIGVKAHLEEHLPGHPEYGTAVGPVSAAPFGSPSILPVSWAYVLLMGGAGLTQATKVAILNANYIAARLKDAYPILYTSETGRVAHECILDTRPLDEQGHVTVDDIAKRLVDSGFHAPTMSWPVAGTLMVEPTESEPKDELDRFCEAMLSIRGEAQDIIDGKIDPENNPLKHAPHTVRDLVGDWDRPYTREQACFPPGSLGVDKYWSVVNRVDNAYGDRNLICTCPPMSDYEDDAS; via the coding sequence ATGGCCTTCAAACTGACCGATTACGAAGCATATGACTTCGCCAATCGCCGCCACATCGGCCCCTCCCCACGGGAAATGGCCGACATGCTGCAGGTGATCGGCTTTAAAACTCTGGATGAGCTGATTGACGCCACGGTGCCCCCGGCGATCCGCCAGGAAGAGGCGCTGGATTGGGGTCCGGCAATGACCGAGCGTGACGCGCTGTATCACATGAAACAGGTCGCCTCCAAGAACAAGGTTCTGACCTCTCTGATCGGTCAGGGATATTACGGCACTACGACGCCTGCGCCGATCCTGCGCAACATCCTTGAAAACCCCGCTTGGTACACTGCGTATACCCCCTACCAGCCCGAAATTTCCCAGGGCCGCCTCGAGGCGCTGTTGAACTTCCAGACCATGGTCAGCGATCTGACCGGGTTGGACATCGCCAACGCTTCGCTTCTGGACGAGGCGACCGCCGCCGCCGAAGCAATGGCCATGGCACACCGCGGTTCGCGCTCCAAAGCGAACAACGCGGCCTTTTTTGTCGACAAAAACTGCCACCCGCAAACCGTGGCAGTGATCAAGACCCGCGCCGAACCTTTGGGGATCGAGGTTCTCGTGGGCGACCCGGATACGATGGATGCGGACGCTGTCTTTGGCGGTATCTTCCAGTATCCGGGTACTTATGGGCATGTACGCGACTTTACCGATGAAATCGCCGCGCTGCATGCAAACAAGGGCATCGCGATTGTCGCGGCCGACATCCTGTCGCTGGCGCTGCTGAAATCACCCGGTGAAATGGGTGCCGACATTGCCATCGGATCGACCCAGCGGTTCGGCGTGCCCATGGGCTATGGTGGCCCCCACGCTGCCTATATGGCGACCACCGACAAGCTGAAGCGTGCCATGCCCGGCCGCATCATCGGTGTGTCGATTGATGCGCGCGGCAACCAGGCCTATCGCCTGTCGCTGCAAACCCGCGAACAGCACATCCGCCGTGAAAAAGCCAACTCGAACGTCTGTACTGCTCAGGCGCTGCTGGCCGTCATTGCGTCGATGTATGCAGTTTACCATGGTCCCGACGGGATCAAGGCGATTGCCCAGTCGGTGCACCGCAAGACCTCGCGGCTGGCCGATGGCCTGGAAGAAGCAGGGTTCAAGGTTGAACCCGAAGTGTTCTTTGACACCATCACCGTCGAAGTCGGTCACCTTCAGAATGTCGTCATGGAGGCCGCCGTCGCCCGTGGCGTCAACCTGCGCAAAGTTGGCGAAACCAAAGTCGGCATCTCGCTGGATGAACAGACCCGCCCCGAAACCATCGAAGCGGTCTGGGGTGCCTTTGGCATCGACAAGAAAGACGACAGCTCGAACAAGCATTATCGCCTGCCCGATTATGCGCTGCGCGAAAGCGAGTATCTGACTCACCCGATCTTCCACAAGAACCGGGCCGAAGCAGAAATCACCCGCTACATGCGTCGTCTGGCCGACCGTGACCTGGCACTGGACCGCGCGATGATCCCGCTCGGCTCCTGCACCATGAAGCTGAACGCGACCATCGAAATGATCCCGGTTACCTGGCCGGAATTTGGCAATCTGCACCCCTTCTGCCCCGAAGATCAGGCGCAGGGCTATCACGAGATGATCGCCGATCTGAACGACAAACTGTGCCAGATCACCGGTTATGACGCGATCAGCCAACAGCCGAACTCGGGTGCGCAGGGTGAATATGCGGGCCTGCTGACCATCCGTAACTACCACGCCTCGCGTGGCGAGGCAGGCCGGAATGTCTGTCTGATCCCAACCTCGGCGCATGGCACCAACCCGGCGTCGGCGCAGATGGTGGGCTACAAGGTGGTTCCGGTCAAAGCGGATGACAGCGGCAACATCGACGTCGCTGACTTCCGGGAAAAGGCAGAAAAGCATTCGGACCAGCTGGCCGCTTGCATGATCACCTACCCATCGACCCACGGCGTGTTCGAAGAGACCGTACAGGAAGTCTGCCAGATCACCCATGATCACGGCGGTCAGGTCTATATCGACGGCGCCAACATGAACGCCATGGTGGGTCTGGCCCAGCCGGGCAAGATTGGCGGCGACGTCAGCCACCTGAACCTGCACAAAACCTTTTGCATTCCGCATGGCGGTGGCGGCCCCGGCATGGGTCCGATTGGCGTCAAGGCACACCTCGAAGAGCACCTGCCGGGTCACCCGGAGTACGGCACCGCTGTTGGTCCAGTGTCGGCCGCTCCGTTTGGTTCGCCGTCGATCCTGCCGGTGTCCTGGGCCTATGTGCTGCTGATGGGTGGTGCGGGTCTGACCCAGGCCACCAAGGTTGCGATCCTGAACGCCAACTACATCGCGGCCCGTCTGAAGGATGCCTATCCGATCCTCTACACCTCGGAAACCGGTCGTGTGGCGCATGAATGTATCCTGGACACCCGTCCGCTGGACGAACAGGGCCACGTTACCGTGGACGACATCGCCAAGCGTCTGGTCGACTCGGGCTTCCACGCACCGACCATGTCCTGGCCGGTGGCTGGCACGTTGATGGTGGAGCCCACGGAATCCGAACCCAAGGACGAACTGGACCGCTTCTGCGAAGCGATGCTGTCAATCCGAGGCGAGGCCCAGGACATCATCGACGGCAAGATCGACCCCGAGAATAACCCACTGAAACATGCACCACACACGGTGCGTGACCTGGTGGGCGATTGGGACCGTCCTTATACCCGCGAACAGGCCTGTTTCCCTCCCGGTTCGCTGGGCGTGGACAAATATTGGTCGGTGGTGAACCGGGTGGACAACGCCTATGGCGACCGCAACCTGATCTGCACCTGCCCGCCGATGTCTGATTACGAAGACGACGCATCCTGA
- a CDS encoding helix-turn-helix domain-containing protein has translation MFLDLFQAANDLLTGTRYRVTLRTLSTPVNEDPRQWQRRTVIFLGNLQSRWVSRPDQRNRLASILRLSPRSMMIGGAVFLMRDAGMNHDVNLAIHPNFTAAAQEEGLLADASTTVREGRINSASSGFAALPLIVDLIGEDHGPYIGKTLSAYLGLSDGRQSPQSREIVSLRHRSRGDRLIDVALKMMQEHIEEPLQIRELASTLGVSTRKLERRFQEKTGSTPLTVYRQLRIERAHQLISQTDLTNSEIAVATGFGSRANLAHWFRKQYGTGPTEARTRMFQRPALTG, from the coding sequence ATGTTCCTGGACCTGTTCCAAGCAGCCAACGATCTGCTGACCGGAACACGCTATCGCGTGACCCTGCGCACCTTGTCGACACCAGTGAACGAGGACCCCCGTCAATGGCAACGCCGGACGGTCATTTTCTTGGGCAACCTGCAATCACGATGGGTTTCGCGCCCCGACCAACGCAACCGGTTGGCCTCGATCCTCAGATTGTCACCTCGCAGCATGATGATTGGGGGCGCTGTATTTCTGATGCGGGATGCCGGGATGAACCATGACGTCAATCTGGCCATCCATCCAAATTTTACCGCCGCAGCCCAGGAAGAAGGGTTGCTTGCCGATGCGTCCACCACCGTTCGGGAAGGCCGCATTAACAGCGCTTCTTCCGGCTTTGCCGCTCTGCCATTGATAGTGGATCTTATCGGTGAAGATCATGGCCCCTATATCGGCAAAACCTTGTCGGCGTATCTGGGCCTTTCGGACGGTCGCCAATCACCACAAAGCCGGGAAATCGTGTCGCTGCGCCACCGCAGCCGCGGGGACCGGTTGATCGACGTGGCCCTGAAAATGATGCAGGAGCATATCGAAGAACCGCTACAGATCCGCGAATTGGCCAGCACATTGGGTGTTTCAACCCGCAAGCTGGAACGCCGCTTTCAAGAGAAAACCGGTAGTACGCCATTGACCGTCTATCGCCAATTGCGCATCGAACGAGCGCACCAGCTGATCAGCCAGACCGACCTAACCAATTCCGAAATCGCCGTGGCAACCGGCTTTGGGTCACGCGCCAATCTGGCCCATTGGTTTCGCAAACAATATGGCACCGGACCAACCGAAGCGCGCACCCGGATGTTTCAACGACCGGCCCTGACGGGTTGA